Proteins encoded together in one Impatiens glandulifera chromosome 1, dImpGla2.1, whole genome shotgun sequence window:
- the LOC124921051 gene encoding uncharacterized protein LOC124921051: MKKKALNLVQTFVRSLVRDSLLLKLSILRFLWIVQDQFIMSGKYIVGAIVASFPVAYVLDHIVSDYKIFGGTIPSTVSNKAWWEETDKKFQAWPRTAGPPVVMNPISRQNFIVKSGVES; the protein is encoded by the exons atgaaaaaaaaagccCTAAATTTGGTCCAAACATTTGTTCGATCGCTTGTGAGAGATTCGCTTCTCCTGAAACTTTCAATCCTGCGTTTCCTGTGGATCGT GCAAGATCAATTCATCATGTCTGGCAAGTATATAGTTGGTGCTATTGTGGCTTCTTTTCCTGTGGCATATGTTCTTGATCACATTGTTTCAGACTACAAGATATTTGGAG GCACTATTCCATCAACTGTTTCCAACAAAGCATGGTGGGAAGAGACTGACAAAAAGTTCCAGGCTTGGCCAAGAACTGCTGGACCCCCAGTTGTGATGAATCCCATCAGCAGGCAAAATTTCATCGTCAAGTCTGGTGTTGAATCTTGA
- the LOC124921560 gene encoding 40S ribosomal protein S2-4-like has translation MADRGGERGGERGGFGRGFGRGGRGGDRGRGRRRGPRREEEEKWVPVTKLGRLVKEGKIRSLEQIYLHSLPIKEHQIVDQLVGPSLKDEVMKIMPVQKQTRAGQRTRFKAFVVVGDTNGHVGLGVKCSKEVATAIRGAIILAKLSIIPVRRGYWGNKIGKPHTVPCKVTGKCGSVTVRMVPAPRGAGIVAARVPKKVLQFAGIEDVFTSSRGSTKTLGNFVKATFDCLLKTYGFLTPEFWKETRFSRTPYQEHTDLLAKPTGKLITLVDDSADKIDA, from the exons ATGGCTGACCGTGGCGGCGAGCGAGGTGGAGAGCGTGGTGGTTTTGGCCGTGGATTCGGTCGCGGCGGCAGAGGTGGAGACCGCGGTAGGGGTCGCCGTCGTGGACCTCGCCGTGAGGAGGAGGAGAAATGGGTTCCAGTTACCAAGCTCGGCCGATTGGTTAAGGAAGGTAAGATTCGAAGCCTCGAACAGATCTATCTTCATTCTCTCCCAATCAAGGAACATCAGATTGTCGATCAATTGGTTGGTCCATCATTGAAAGACGAGGTCATGAAGATCATGCCGGTGCAGAAACAGACCCGAGCTGGTCAGAGGACCCGATTCAAGGCCTTTGTCGTTGTTGGAGATACCAATGGACATGTCGGTCTTGGTGTTAAGTGCAGCAAAGAAGTTGCCACTGCTATCCGTGGAGCAATCATTCTGGCTAAGCTATCGATTATTCCGGTGAGGAGAGGGTATTGGGGTAACAAGATCGGTAAACCCCATACTGTGCCTTGCAAGGTAACTGGCAAATGTGGATCCGTGACAGTCCGTATGGTTCCTGCTCCTCGTGGTGCTGGTATTGTGGCTGCCAGGGTTCCTAAAAAGGTTCTTCAATTCGCTGGTATTGAGGATGTGTTTACTTCCTCACGTGGATCCACTAAAACACTTGGAAACTTTGTCAAG GCTACATTTGATTGTCTTCTAAAGACTTATGGTTTCCTCACTCCCGAATTCTGGAAGGAGACACGTTTCTCAAGAACACCTTACCAAGAACACACAGATCTTTTGGCAAAGCCTACAGGGAAGCTTATCACTCTTGTAGATGATTCTGCTGATAAGATTGATGCTTGA